In the genome of Sciurus carolinensis chromosome 3, mSciCar1.2, whole genome shotgun sequence, one region contains:
- the Osgepl1 gene encoding tRNA N6-adenosine threonylcarbamoyltransferase, mitochondrial: MLILNKVAGIFFKPSKRKVDEFLRSFNFHPGTLFLHKIVLGIETSCDDTAAAVVDDTGNVLGEAIHSQTEVHLKTGGIIPPVAQQLHKENIQRIVQEALYTSGISPSELSAIATTIKPGLALSLGVGLSFSLQLVDQLKKPFIPIHHMEAHALTIRLTNEVDFPFLVLLVSGGHCLLALVRGVSDFLLLGKSLDIAPGDMLDKVARRLSLIKHPECSTMSGGKAIEYLAKQGNRFHFDINPPMQHAKNCNFSFSGLQHVVDKIIMQKEKEEGIEKGQILSSAADIAAAVQHTTACHIAKRTHRAILFCKQRGLLSQSNAVLVVSGGVASNLYIRRALEIVTNATQCTLLCPPPRLCTDNGIMIAWNGIERLRAGLGILHNVEGIRYEPKCPLGIDISKEVGEALIKVPRIKMKI; the protein is encoded by the exons ATGCTAATATTGAATAAGGtagcaggaattttttttaaaccatccaAAAGGAAAGTTGatgaatttttaagaagttttaattttcatcctGGAACactatttcttcataaaatagtATTGGGTATTGAAACAAGCTGTGATGATACAGCAGCTGCAGTGGTGGATGATACTGGAAATGTGTTGGGAGAAGCAATACATTCCCAAACTGAAGTTCATTTAAA gaCAGGTGGGATTATTCCTCCAGTAGCTCAACaacttcataaagaaaacattcaacgaATAGTACAAGAAGCACTTTATACCAGTGGAATATCTCCAAGTGAACTCTCAGCAATTGCAACTACCATAAAGCCAGGTCTTGCTTTAAGCTTGGGAGTAGGCTTATCATTTAGTTTACAGCTGGTAGACCAGCTAAAAAAGCCATTCATCCCCATTCATCATATGGAGGCTCATGCACTTACTATTAGGTTGACCAATGAAGTAGACTTtccatttttagttcttttggtttCTGGAGGTCACTGTCTCTTGGCTTTAGTTCGAGGAGTTTCAGATTTTCTGCTTCTTGGAAAGTCTTTGGATATTGCACCAGGTGACATGCTTGACAAG gtAGCACGAAGACTTTCTTTAATCAAACATCCAGAATGCTCCACCATGAGTGGTGGGAAAGCTATAGAATATTTGGCCAAACAAGGAAACAGATTTCATTTTGATATCAATCCACCCATGCAGCATGCTAAAaattgcaatttttctttttctggactTCAACATGTTgttgataaaataataatgcagaaggagaaggaggaag GCATTGAGAAGGGACAAATCCTGTCTTCAGCTGCAGACATTGCTGCTGCAGTACAACATACAACTGCGTGCCACATTGCAAAAAGAACACATCGTGCTATTCTGTTTTGCAAGCAGAGAGGCTTGTTATCTCAAAGTAATGCAGTACTA GTTGTATCTGGAGGTGTTGCAAGTAACTTGTATATACGGAGAGCTCTGGAAATTGTAACAAATGCAACACAATGCACTTTGTTGTGTCCTCCCCCAAGACTGTGCACTGATAATGGCATTATGATTGCATG gaatgGTATTGAAAGATTACGTGCTGGTTTGGGCATTTTACACAACGTAGAAGGCATCCGCTACGAACCAAA ATGTCCTCTTGGAATAGATATATCAAAAGAAGTTGGAGAAGCTCTCATCAAAGTACCAcgaataaaaatgaagatttga